Proteins encoded together in one Micromonospora auratinigra window:
- a CDS encoding FAD-binding oxidoreductase gives MTSVPDLPRATELLRAALGDRLLTPSDAGFAAAVRLWNGAPAATPALVAHVADADEVALAVRVAARCGVPFSVRAGGHDWAGRALRAGGLVVDLTALRRVDVDPDARTVTVGGGVTAADVLAALRPYDQVVATGVVRAVGLAGLTLAGGYGPLCGRVGLALDNLLGAEVVLADGRQVTADAAHEPELYWALRGGGGNFGVVTALRYRTHRLSAALAGMLMFPLEQAVPVLRGYGAVLRDAPDELTVMAGFLGGPAGEPVVFLAPFHTGDDPDAGRPAVDRLRALGTPLVDQVAPLPYEDALRLFDGGMADGNHYFLRTRWLEGPGEAVVAALVAAARTVTSPYSAIALHHFHGAASRVPVGDTAFGRRDDHLLAEVIAAWAPGDDPTPHRAWAEHVSRALAPHALPGGYPNLLDPAETDRVRLAYGPNWDRLVRAKRRYDPHGRLSAVPTLPDVTPPSPRVAPDRDGAEPAPADRRERPVGG, from the coding sequence ATGACCTCCGTCCCCGACCTGCCGCGCGCCACCGAACTGCTCCGCGCCGCCCTCGGCGACCGACTGCTCACCCCGTCCGACGCCGGCTTCGCCGCCGCGGTCCGGCTCTGGAACGGCGCGCCCGCCGCGACGCCGGCCTTGGTGGCCCACGTCGCGGACGCCGACGAGGTCGCGCTCGCGGTCCGGGTCGCGGCGCGGTGCGGGGTGCCGTTCTCGGTCCGCGCCGGCGGCCACGACTGGGCCGGGCGGGCGCTGCGTGCCGGCGGCCTGGTCGTCGACCTCACCGCCCTGCGCCGGGTCGACGTCGACCCGGACGCGCGGACGGTCACCGTGGGCGGCGGCGTCACCGCCGCCGACGTCCTCGCCGCCCTGCGCCCGTACGACCAGGTGGTGGCCACCGGCGTGGTGCGGGCGGTCGGGCTGGCCGGGCTGACCCTGGCCGGCGGGTACGGCCCGCTCTGCGGCCGGGTCGGGCTGGCGCTGGACAACCTGCTCGGCGCGGAGGTGGTACTGGCCGACGGGCGACAGGTCACCGCCGACGCGGCGCACGAGCCGGAGCTGTACTGGGCGTTGCGCGGCGGCGGCGGCAACTTCGGTGTGGTCACCGCGCTGCGCTACCGCACCCACCGGCTGTCGGCCGCGCTGGCCGGGATGCTGATGTTCCCGCTGGAGCAGGCGGTGCCGGTGCTGCGCGGCTACGGCGCCGTGCTGCGCGACGCGCCCGACGAACTGACCGTGATGGCCGGCTTCCTGGGCGGGCCGGCGGGGGAGCCGGTGGTCTTCCTCGCCCCGTTCCACACCGGCGACGACCCGGACGCCGGGCGGCCGGCGGTGGACCGGTTGCGCGCCCTCGGCACGCCGCTGGTGGACCAGGTCGCCCCGCTGCCCTACGAGGACGCGCTGCGGCTCTTCGACGGCGGGATGGCCGACGGCAACCACTACTTCCTGCGGACCCGCTGGCTGGAGGGGCCCGGCGAGGCGGTGGTGGCCGCCCTGGTCGCGGCGGCCCGGACGGTCACCTCGCCGTACTCCGCCATCGCGCTGCACCACTTCCACGGCGCGGCGTCCCGGGTGCCGGTCGGCGACACCGCCTTCGGCCGGCGCGACGACCACCTGCTCGCCGAGGTCATCGCGGCCTGGGCACCGGGGGACGACCCGACCCCGCACCGGGCCTGGGCGGAGCACGTCTCGCGCGCCCTCGCCCCGCACGCGCTGCCCGGCGGGTACCCGAACCTGCTGGACCCCGCCGAGACCGACCGGGTGCGCCTCGCGTACGGGCCGAACTGGGACCGGCTGGTGCGCGCCAAGCGCCGCTACGACCCGCACGGGCGGCTCAGCGCGGTGCCGACGTTGCCCGACGTCACGCCGCCGTCACCCCGCGTCGCACCCGACCGGGACGGCGCGGAGCCGGCGCCGGCCGATCGCCGGGAGCGGCCCGTCGGGGGCTGA
- a CDS encoding YciI family protein — MGGTPKVDFALDTYECIVLYPGPSGRALPKETVQRLQAEHIQHMQALQRRGIVLVDGSVDGPAREPDPPIGFGLARTGSVDDVRSVMEADPAVQAGLYRVEVLTFLCPAGSLEFPLVKTQS; from the coding sequence ATGGGCGGGACGCCGAAGGTCGACTTCGCGCTCGACACGTACGAGTGCATCGTGCTCTACCCGGGGCCGTCCGGCCGGGCCCTGCCGAAGGAGACGGTGCAGCGGTTGCAGGCCGAACACATCCAGCACATGCAGGCGCTGCAACGGCGCGGCATCGTCCTGGTCGACGGCTCGGTGGACGGCCCGGCCCGCGAGCCGGACCCGCCGATCGGCTTCGGGCTGGCCCGGACCGGCTCGGTGGACGACGTGCGCAGCGTGATGGAGGCGGACCCGGCGGTGCAGGCCGGGCTCTACCGGGTCGAGGTGCTGACCTTCCTCTGCCCGGCCGGCTCGCTGGAGTTTCCGCTGGTCAAGACGCAGAGCTGA
- a CDS encoding PAS domain-containing protein — MSQTPPAGSRWQDDLAAGGEMGAAIAGHDWSATPLGPVDGWPQSLRTAVSICLHSRFPILLWWGGELVMLYNDAYLPVLGAAKRDALGRPGAQVWPEVWDAIGPMLTGVLAGRGATWSEDQLLLLDRNGFVEECYFTFSYSPIIDESGAPGGVFTAVTETTDRVVSDRRLRLLGTLAGALVDVTDPEEVGRRTVATLAGSPAVPFARLHLAGPDGVLRPATGDEADPAESWPLAEVLADGKTRVLSLDPSADPDRPGVPKAAVVPVREAGGAAPSGVLVAGLNPRRVVDADYLSFVELLAGHVGTALAGARAYQAEHRRAEALAELDALRRLAAVRPQDAVTEGLRGAVREATERERAWRAEAAARADQRRTDAISRALLDNAPVGFGLVDTDLRFVQVNPALAMLNRVAAAEHLGRRPTEVLPAYGDRIEELMGRVLADGPVVGVEFTVDPVAPGEVPRQVVASYFPIRVHDTDELVGVGFSVVDVTERTRLLEALGAERARHERLAATDVLAVFGGVDERITEANEAFLAMLGYTAEDIAQGRLAWPALTPPGWEEEDARSLASLEATGRSPAYAKEYRHADGRRVPVQIGVVALQRRPLRWLAYALDLSAERATQAELRLFQALVERSGDFIAVADPDGRTVYVNPAGRALVGLGDADRVDGLGLVDFAAPDVRDLWRTELIPAALRHGHHRAESRLVRLDTGEQVDVDHQTFTVSTGDGQEGTAFVATVARDVSDRQRALRQAEALARLAGSLSSARGRDAILEVVTGVAPAVVDATTLRVAIAGPGATELDVAGGDAPPERLPINADEPLARAVRENTVLAPSVEGDPTTVVCLPLRYGDGGALGALEVCWSRPVADDEALRNLLDAVAGLCSQALQRAELTGSAQAMAQFAARLSVARSTAEAIDVILDAAPTALGAVLPGLALRDEGRLVRLWFRDVPESLAGTFRDLTIDDPRPIVRALRGGERIVLRDRAEFAARFPGLPDPVGAHGLVTTVALPLFDAQRQPIAALGFGWARERPLREGDLALLDTIADLCEQTLERVRLAAAEHNLVTRLAGRLRSSALTTPDGLEIATRYQPAMSGLHLGGDWYDLVRTDGDRLAVVLGDVVGHQVEAAADMAQLRTMVNTLIRLGVPLEDLFRRLTDLVGVAFLGTCLIVVVDPTAGVAQVLRAGHPHPVLVPAGAPPVSVQTVNAMPLGMVDAPMTVTSVPFGPGDLLVAYTDGLVERRGRLYDDGVAALHGVLTGVRDEPVEAIADTLLRELPGGEDDRALVVLRHIG; from the coding sequence GTGAGCCAGACCCCGCCGGCCGGCTCCCGGTGGCAGGACGACCTCGCCGCCGGCGGGGAGATGGGCGCGGCGATCGCCGGCCACGACTGGTCGGCCACCCCGCTCGGCCCGGTCGACGGCTGGCCGCAGAGCCTGCGCACCGCGGTCAGCATCTGCCTGCACTCCCGCTTCCCGATCCTGCTCTGGTGGGGCGGCGAGCTGGTGATGCTCTACAACGACGCGTACCTGCCGGTGCTGGGGGCGGCCAAGCGCGACGCGCTGGGCCGGCCGGGCGCGCAGGTGTGGCCGGAGGTCTGGGACGCCATCGGGCCGATGCTGACCGGTGTGCTGGCCGGACGCGGTGCCACCTGGAGCGAGGACCAACTGCTCCTGCTGGACCGTAACGGGTTCGTCGAGGAGTGCTACTTCACCTTCTCGTACAGCCCGATCATCGACGAGTCGGGCGCCCCCGGCGGGGTGTTCACCGCGGTCACCGAGACGACCGACCGGGTGGTCAGCGACCGCCGGCTGCGGTTGCTCGGCACCCTGGCCGGCGCGCTGGTCGACGTGACCGATCCGGAGGAGGTGGGGCGGCGCACCGTCGCGACCCTGGCCGGCAGCCCCGCCGTACCGTTCGCGCGGCTCCATCTGGCCGGCCCGGACGGCGTGCTGCGCCCCGCCACGGGCGACGAGGCGGACCCGGCGGAGTCCTGGCCGCTGGCCGAGGTGCTCGCCGACGGCAAGACCCGGGTGCTGTCGCTCGACCCGTCCGCCGACCCGGACCGGCCGGGCGTGCCGAAGGCCGCCGTGGTGCCGGTGCGGGAGGCGGGCGGCGCCGCGCCGAGCGGGGTGCTGGTCGCCGGGCTGAACCCGCGCCGGGTGGTGGACGCCGACTATCTGTCCTTCGTCGAGCTGCTGGCCGGGCACGTCGGCACCGCGCTGGCCGGGGCCCGGGCGTACCAGGCGGAGCACCGGCGGGCCGAGGCGCTGGCCGAGCTGGACGCGCTGCGCCGGCTGGCGGCGGTGCGCCCGCAGGACGCGGTCACCGAGGGGCTGCGCGGCGCGGTGCGGGAGGCGACCGAGCGGGAACGCGCCTGGCGGGCCGAGGCCGCCGCCCGGGCCGACCAGCGGCGCACCGACGCGATCAGCCGGGCGCTGTTGGACAACGCCCCGGTGGGGTTCGGCCTGGTCGACACCGACCTGCGCTTCGTCCAGGTCAACCCGGCCCTGGCGATGCTGAACCGGGTGGCGGCGGCCGAGCACCTGGGTCGCCGGCCGACGGAGGTGCTGCCCGCGTACGGGGACCGGATCGAGGAGCTGATGGGCCGGGTGCTGGCGGACGGCCCGGTCGTGGGGGTCGAGTTCACCGTCGACCCGGTCGCCCCGGGCGAGGTGCCCCGGCAGGTGGTGGCCAGCTACTTCCCGATCCGGGTGCACGACACCGACGAGCTGGTCGGGGTCGGCTTCAGCGTCGTGGACGTCACCGAACGCACCCGGCTGCTGGAGGCGCTGGGCGCCGAGCGGGCCCGCCACGAACGGCTCGCCGCCACCGACGTGCTGGCCGTGTTCGGTGGCGTGGACGAGCGGATCACCGAGGCCAACGAGGCCTTCCTGGCGATGCTCGGCTACACCGCCGAGGACATCGCCCAGGGGCGGCTGGCCTGGCCGGCGCTCACCCCGCCGGGCTGGGAGGAGGAGGATGCCCGCTCGCTGGCCAGCCTGGAGGCGACCGGCCGCTCGCCCGCGTACGCCAAGGAGTACCGGCACGCCGACGGGCGGCGGGTGCCGGTGCAGATCGGCGTGGTGGCCCTGCAGCGGCGACCGCTGCGCTGGCTGGCGTACGCGCTGGACCTGAGCGCGGAGCGGGCCACCCAGGCCGAACTGCGGCTGTTCCAGGCCCTGGTGGAACGCTCCGGCGACTTCATCGCGGTGGCCGACCCGGACGGGCGGACCGTCTACGTCAACCCGGCCGGCCGGGCACTGGTCGGGCTCGGCGACGCCGACCGGGTGGACGGGCTGGGGCTGGTCGACTTCGCCGCCCCGGACGTGCGCGACCTGTGGCGCACCGAGCTGATCCCGGCCGCGCTGCGCCACGGGCACCACCGGGCGGAGAGCCGGCTGGTCCGGCTGGACACCGGCGAGCAGGTCGACGTCGACCACCAGACGTTCACCGTCTCCACCGGCGACGGGCAGGAGGGCACCGCCTTCGTGGCCACGGTGGCGCGCGACGTCAGCGACCGACAGCGGGCCCTGCGGCAGGCGGAGGCGCTGGCCCGGCTGGCCGGTTCGCTCAGCTCGGCCCGGGGCCGCGACGCCATCCTGGAGGTGGTCACCGGGGTCGCCCCGGCGGTGGTGGACGCCACCACGCTGCGGGTGGCCATCGCCGGCCCGGGCGCCACCGAACTCGACGTGGCCGGCGGGGACGCCCCGCCGGAGCGGCTGCCGATCAACGCCGACGAGCCGCTGGCCCGGGCCGTACGGGAGAACACGGTGCTCGCGCCGAGCGTCGAGGGTGATCCGACGACGGTGGTCTGCCTGCCGCTGCGCTACGGCGACGGCGGCGCGCTCGGCGCGCTGGAGGTGTGCTGGAGCCGGCCGGTGGCCGACGACGAGGCGCTGCGCAACCTGCTGGACGCGGTGGCCGGGCTGTGCAGCCAGGCGTTGCAGCGGGCCGAGCTGACCGGTTCGGCGCAGGCGATGGCGCAGTTCGCGGCCCGGTTGAGCGTGGCCCGCTCCACCGCCGAGGCGATCGACGTGATCCTCGACGCGGCGCCCACCGCGCTGGGCGCGGTGCTGCCGGGCCTGGCCCTGCGCGACGAGGGGCGGCTGGTGCGGCTCTGGTTCCGTGACGTGCCGGAGAGCCTGGCCGGCACCTTCCGCGACCTGACGATCGACGATCCGCGGCCGATCGTGCGGGCGCTGCGGGGCGGTGAGCGGATCGTCCTGCGCGACCGCGCGGAGTTCGCCGCCCGGTTCCCGGGCCTGCCCGATCCGGTCGGCGCGCACGGCCTGGTCACCACCGTCGCGCTGCCGCTGTTCGACGCGCAGCGCCAGCCGATCGCGGCGCTGGGCTTCGGCTGGGCCCGTGAGCGGCCGCTGCGCGAGGGCGACCTGGCGCTGCTCGACACCATCGCCGACCTGTGCGAGCAGACCCTGGAGCGGGTCCGGCTCGCCGCCGCCGAGCACAACCTGGTGACCCGGCTGGCCGGCCGGCTGCGCAGCTCCGCGCTGACCACCCCGGACGGGCTGGAGATCGCCACCCGCTACCAGCCGGCGATGAGCGGACTGCACCTCGGCGGCGACTGGTACGACCTGGTCCGCACCGACGGCGACCGGCTGGCCGTGGTGCTCGGCGACGTGGTCGGCCACCAGGTGGAGGCGGCCGCCGACATGGCGCAGCTGCGCACGATGGTCAACACCCTGATCCGGCTGGGTGTGCCGTTGGAGGACCTGTTCCGCCGGCTGACCGACCTGGTCGGCGTCGCTTTCCTCGGCACCTGCCTGATCGTGGTGGTCGACCCGACGGCCGGGGTGGCGCAGGTGCTGCGCGCCGGGCACCCGCACCCGGTGCTGGTGCCCGCCGGGGCGCCGCCGGTCTCCGTGCAGACGGTCAACGCGATGCCGCTGGGCATGGTGGACGCGCCGATGACCGTGACCAGCGTGCCGTTCGGCCCCGGTGACCTGCTGGTGGCGTACACCGACGGGCTGGTGGAGCGGCGCGGCCGGCTCTACGACGACGGGGTGGCGGCGCTGCACGGGGTGCTGACCGGGGTGCGGGACGAACCGGTGGAGGCGATCGCGGACACCCTGCTGCGGGAGCTGCCGGGCGGCGAGGACGACCGGGCGCTGGTGGTGCTCCGGCACATCGGCTGA
- a CDS encoding aldo/keto reductase: MASSTQPAKASGTYRIGGDLQVDRLGYGAMQLTGAGVWGDPKDPAEAVRVLRRAYELGVTFIDTADSYGPFVSELLIKEALHPYADDLVIATKAGLTRSGPGDWRPVGRPEYLRQQCELSLRHLGLDCIPLYQLHRIDEKVPLEDQLGELALLKQEGKVRHIGLSEVSVEQIEAARKITPIVSVQNLYNLADRSAEDVLDHCERNDLAFIPWFPIATGNLAKPGGPLDAISTDHGATPAQLALSWLLRRSPVMLPIPGTSSVSHLEENVAAAEVQLTDDEFEALAKAA; encoded by the coding sequence ATGGCCAGCAGCACCCAGCCCGCGAAGGCGTCGGGCACCTACCGGATCGGCGGGGACCTCCAGGTCGACCGGCTCGGTTACGGGGCGATGCAGCTCACCGGGGCGGGGGTGTGGGGTGACCCGAAGGACCCGGCCGAGGCGGTCCGGGTGCTGCGCCGGGCGTACGAGCTGGGGGTGACCTTCATCGACACCGCCGACTCGTACGGCCCGTTCGTCAGCGAGCTGCTGATCAAGGAGGCGCTGCACCCGTACGCCGACGATCTGGTGATCGCCACCAAGGCGGGGCTGACCCGCTCGGGCCCGGGCGACTGGCGGCCGGTGGGCCGCCCCGAGTACCTGCGCCAGCAGTGCGAGCTGAGCCTGCGCCACCTGGGCCTGGACTGCATCCCGCTCTACCAGCTGCACCGCATCGACGAGAAGGTGCCGCTGGAGGACCAGCTCGGCGAGCTGGCCCTGCTCAAGCAGGAGGGGAAGGTCCGGCACATCGGGCTCTCCGAGGTGAGCGTCGAGCAGATCGAGGCGGCCCGGAAGATCACCCCGATCGTCTCGGTGCAGAACCTCTACAACCTGGCCGACCGCAGCGCGGAGGACGTGCTCGACCACTGCGAGCGCAACGACCTGGCCTTCATCCCGTGGTTCCCGATCGCCACCGGCAACCTGGCGAAGCCGGGCGGTCCGCTGGACGCCATCTCCACGGACCACGGCGCGACGCCCGCGCAGCTCGCCCTCTCCTGGCTGCTGCGCCGCTCGCCGGTCATGCTGCCGATCCCGGGTACATCCTCGGTGTCGCACCTGGAGGAGAACGTCGCCGCGGCCGAGGTCCAGCTCACCGACGACGAGTTCGAGGCGCTGGCCAAGGCGGCCTGA
- a CDS encoding lipase family alpha/beta hydrolase produces MLLRTVLAATTALAALLVPATAAHAAPQRAAAISADTTTTADAATLAAAGADPVIVVGGLIGVSIAYEPIAARLRADGYRVSIYQLPNLGFGDIRESARALASYVDQVRAATGASKVDLVTHSEGGLVSRWYVKFLGGADKVDHYISLGSPQYGTYVANIINLVGLGSCVGIVACQQMTIGSTFLGDLNAGDDTPGAVRWTTVRSWQDELVRPVDNARLADGVTNVLVQGWCPLRVVGHLGLVLDGTTYTIVRQALADAPIWPNCFAL; encoded by the coding sequence ATGCTGCTCCGAACGGTCCTTGCCGCCACCACCGCCCTCGCCGCCCTGCTCGTGCCGGCCACCGCCGCCCACGCCGCCCCGCAGCGCGCCGCCGCCATCAGCGCCGACACCACCACGACCGCCGACGCCGCCACCCTCGCCGCCGCCGGGGCCGATCCGGTCATCGTGGTCGGCGGCCTGATCGGCGTCTCGATCGCGTACGAGCCGATCGCCGCCCGGCTGCGCGCCGACGGCTACCGGGTGTCGATCTATCAACTGCCGAACCTCGGCTTCGGCGACATCCGCGAGTCCGCCCGCGCCCTGGCGTCCTACGTGGACCAGGTCCGGGCCGCCACCGGCGCGAGCAAGGTCGACCTGGTCACCCACTCCGAGGGCGGCCTGGTCAGCCGTTGGTACGTGAAGTTCCTCGGCGGCGCCGACAAGGTCGACCACTACATCAGCCTGGGCAGTCCGCAGTACGGCACCTACGTCGCCAACATCATCAACCTGGTCGGCCTGGGCAGCTGCGTCGGCATCGTCGCCTGCCAGCAGATGACCATCGGGTCCACCTTCCTCGGCGACCTCAACGCCGGCGACGACACCCCCGGCGCGGTCCGCTGGACCACCGTGCGCAGCTGGCAGGACGAGCTGGTCCGGCCGGTCGACAACGCGCGGCTCGCCGACGGCGTCACCAACGTGCTGGTGCAGGGGTGGTGCCCGCTGCGGGTCGTCGGGCACCTCGGCCTGGTGCTGGACGGCACCACGTACACGATCGTCCGGCAGGCCCTCGCCGACGCCCCGATCTGGCCCAACTGCTTCGCCCTCTGA
- a CDS encoding DUF6244 family protein has translation MSAAQIIARLAAAAAKLDEAKAKAAAAAQDAAEARALVTGALEGVAAGPLIGVIDAYRQALAQAAQGGEPARQHVQETIAKVQALGS, from the coding sequence GTGAGCGCGGCGCAGATCATCGCGAGGCTGGCGGCGGCCGCGGCGAAGCTGGACGAGGCGAAGGCCAAGGCGGCAGCCGCGGCGCAGGACGCCGCCGAGGCGCGCGCCCTGGTCACCGGGGCGCTGGAGGGCGTGGCGGCCGGGCCGCTGATCGGCGTGATCGACGCCTACCGGCAGGCGCTCGCCCAGGCGGCGCAGGGTGGCGAGCCGGCGCGGCAACACGTCCAGGAGACCATCGCCAAGGTGCAGGCGCTGGGCAGCTGA
- a CDS encoding FtsK/SpoIIIE domain-containing protein — protein sequence MGRLATAYGQAVALHRQALRRWEAVRAALAAAAPVAPGSPELVARLAGLGATLAPAPGTARPTTTPVPVRLGEASTFDGGFPVLVPLAGGTHLAVDADARDPRVGELLRAMVTQLLAAAPAGAVRVAGIDPAAFGAAFLPLRPLLDAGALAPTATTAAEVAALLDEAERHARAAQHAARDDQELLVLVAASAPPPRELARLAALTHAGPAAAVCVLLAGYPAAGPGESPPPLGATTQLRLGERYALVGDPPGQPYSGDGSGLAAPVVLDGDPSHATISALAQRLAAAARRAATVTFSDLLPPARWTESGGAGLRTVLGRSDRAPVTVAFDDATPHWLVGGRTGAGKTVFLLDVLYGLAARYAPSEVQLLLLDFKEGVSFTEFVPTERDPSWLPHARAVGIESDREYGVAVLRELRAELGRRADLLKRHGVTKLADLPPNARPPRVVTVVDEFHVLFAGNDALARQAVDLLEELARKGRSYGLHLVLASQSITGVEALYGRAEAIFGQFPLRVALPGGGAVLDPLNDAARALTVGTAVVNTAGGVAGADTLVRFPDAHAATGDLAALRHELFAARPPGSPPPAVFRGYETPRLADDPTWAALRPGDGPPLALVGRTVDVAGSPAGFRLDATPGRHLGVVGTAPVAAEVLRSAALGLARQHAPGTARFLLAPLATGTTDLADDLAMTLAAARHPVRRLDAAELRDQLAELSTPPSGGAAGAPLPARTYLVVFGVDAAAGVLAAADPQTFRSGHDDLRAVLRQGPAHGVHLLGWWRGLRRLGEDLGGSQHRDDLACLVALNVPGPDLGLYLGVHDLAYTPRDGRALLVDRHDQRTALMVPFVGDGDDR from the coding sequence GTGGGCAGGCTCGCGACGGCGTACGGACAGGCGGTCGCCCTGCACCGGCAGGCGCTGCGGCGGTGGGAGGCGGTGCGCGCGGCGCTGGCCGCCGCCGCGCCGGTCGCCCCCGGCAGCCCCGAGCTGGTCGCCCGGCTGGCCGGCCTCGGTGCCACGCTGGCCCCCGCGCCCGGCACCGCCCGACCCACCACCACCCCGGTCCCGGTACGCCTCGGCGAGGCGAGCACCTTCGACGGCGGCTTCCCGGTGCTGGTGCCGCTGGCCGGCGGCACCCATCTGGCGGTCGACGCCGACGCCCGCGACCCCCGGGTCGGCGAGCTGCTGCGCGCGATGGTGACCCAACTGCTCGCCGCCGCCCCGGCCGGCGCGGTCCGGGTCGCCGGCATCGACCCGGCCGCGTTCGGCGCCGCCTTCCTGCCGCTGCGCCCGCTGCTCGACGCCGGTGCGCTCGCCCCCACCGCCACCACCGCGGCCGAGGTGGCCGCTCTGCTCGACGAGGCGGAGCGGCACGCCCGGGCCGCCCAGCACGCCGCCCGCGACGACCAGGAGCTGCTGGTGCTGGTCGCCGCGTCGGCGCCGCCGCCCCGGGAGCTGGCCCGGTTGGCGGCGCTCACCCACGCCGGCCCGGCCGCCGCGGTCTGCGTGCTGCTCGCCGGCTACCCGGCCGCCGGCCCCGGCGAGTCGCCCCCGCCGCTGGGCGCCACCACCCAGCTCCGGCTCGGCGAGCGGTACGCCCTGGTCGGTGACCCGCCCGGGCAGCCGTACAGCGGTGACGGCAGCGGCCTGGCGGCCCCGGTCGTGCTGGACGGCGACCCCTCGCACGCCACGATCAGCGCGCTGGCCCAGCGGCTCGCCGCGGCCGCCCGCCGGGCCGCCACGGTCACCTTCTCCGACCTGCTCCCGCCCGCGCGCTGGACCGAGTCGGGCGGGGCCGGCCTGCGGACCGTGCTCGGCCGCTCCGACCGGGCGCCGGTCACCGTCGCCTTCGACGACGCCACCCCGCACTGGCTGGTCGGCGGGCGGACCGGCGCGGGCAAGACCGTCTTCCTGCTGGACGTGCTCTACGGCCTGGCCGCCCGGTACGCCCCGAGCGAGGTGCAGCTGCTGCTGCTCGACTTCAAGGAGGGGGTCAGCTTCACCGAGTTCGTCCCCACCGAGCGGGACCCGTCCTGGCTGCCGCACGCCCGGGCGGTGGGCATCGAGTCCGACCGCGAGTACGGCGTGGCGGTGCTGCGCGAGCTGCGCGCCGAGCTGGGCCGCCGGGCCGACCTGCTCAAGCGGCACGGCGTGACCAAGCTCGCCGACCTGCCACCGAACGCCCGGCCGCCCCGGGTGGTCACCGTGGTCGACGAGTTCCACGTGCTCTTCGCCGGCAACGACGCGCTGGCCCGGCAGGCCGTCGACCTGCTGGAGGAGCTGGCCCGCAAGGGCCGCTCGTACGGGCTGCACCTGGTGCTGGCCAGCCAGAGCATCACCGGCGTGGAGGCCCTCTACGGCCGGGCCGAGGCGATCTTCGGGCAGTTCCCGCTGCGGGTGGCGCTGCCCGGCGGCGGCGCGGTGCTCGACCCGCTCAACGACGCCGCCCGGGCGCTGACCGTCGGCACCGCCGTGGTCAACACCGCCGGCGGGGTGGCCGGCGCGGACACCCTGGTCCGCTTCCCCGACGCGCACGCCGCCACCGGCGACCTGGCGGCCCTGCGGCACGAGCTGTTCGCGGCCCGGCCGCCGGGTTCGCCGCCCCCGGCCGTCTTCCGCGGGTACGAGACGCCCCGGCTCGCCGACGACCCCACCTGGGCGGCGCTTCGCCCCGGCGACGGGCCGCCGCTGGCGCTGGTCGGCCGGACCGTCGACGTGGCCGGCAGCCCCGCCGGGTTCCGCCTCGACGCGACGCCGGGCCGGCACCTGGGCGTGGTCGGCACCGCCCCCGTCGCGGCCGAGGTGCTCCGGTCGGCGGCGCTCGGGCTGGCCCGGCAGCACGCCCCCGGTACCGCCCGGTTCCTGCTCGCCCCGCTGGCCACCGGCACCACCGACCTCGCCGACGACCTCGCGATGACCCTCGCCGCCGCCCGCCACCCGGTCCGCCGCCTCGACGCCGCCGAGCTGCGCGACCAGCTCGCCGAACTGTCCACCCCGCCGTCGGGCGGCGCGGCCGGAGCACCGCTGCCGGCGCGTACCTACCTGGTGGTGTTCGGGGTGGACGCCGCCGCCGGGGTGCTGGCCGCCGCCGACCCGCAGACGTTCCGCTCCGGCCACGACGACCTGCGGGCCGTGTTGCGCCAGGGGCCGGCGCACGGGGTGCACCTGCTCGGCTGGTGGCGGGGGTTGCGCCGGCTCGGCGAGGACCTCGGCGGCAGCCAGCACCGCGACGACCTGGCGTGCCTGGTGGCGCTGAACGTGCCCGGGCCGGACCTCGGCCTGTACCTCGGCGTGCACGACCTCGCGTACACCCCGCGCGACGGTCGGGCCCTGCTGGTGGACCGGCACGACCAGCGCACCGCCCTGATGGTGCCCTTCGTGGGCGACGGAGACGACCGGTGA